A region of Chitinophaga horti DNA encodes the following proteins:
- a CDS encoding glycoside hydrolase family 43 protein produces MRILVLYSCLILLLTSCGRQAYVFTSFHEPANEGLRMLYSYDGRRWSDLDTVLLRPSVGVQQVMRDPSMVQGPDGTFHLVWTSSWRQDKGFGYASSKDLVHWSTPRWIPAMQSEAAVNVWAPELFYDEATARYLIVWASCIPGRFEKGQEDDSNNHRLYYTATSDFQSFTPPTLFLDPGFSVIDAVIVPRAVNDYVLVLKDNTRPERNLKVAFGETATGPWKQVSAPFTAQFTEGPSVVRLQDHWLIYFDAYQTKTYEAVQTKDFIHFEKSAVQVPADHKHGTIVPVKRKVIKSLLKHFEKT; encoded by the coding sequence ATGAGAATACTGGTTTTATATAGCTGTTTGATATTGCTGCTGACTTCCTGCGGCAGACAGGCCTATGTGTTTACTTCGTTTCACGAACCTGCGAACGAAGGACTGCGCATGCTGTACAGCTACGATGGTCGCCGCTGGTCGGATCTCGATACGGTGCTGTTGCGCCCGTCTGTGGGTGTACAGCAGGTAATGCGGGACCCGTCGATGGTGCAGGGCCCCGATGGTACGTTTCACCTGGTATGGACGAGCAGCTGGCGCCAAGACAAGGGTTTCGGCTATGCCTCCTCAAAAGACCTGGTGCATTGGAGTACACCGCGATGGATACCTGCTATGCAAAGTGAAGCGGCAGTGAACGTATGGGCGCCGGAGCTTTTTTATGATGAAGCCACCGCTAGATATCTGATCGTGTGGGCCTCCTGCATTCCCGGTCGCTTCGAAAAAGGGCAGGAGGATGACAGTAATAACCATCGCCTATATTATACGGCTACCAGCGACTTTCAATCATTTACGCCCCCCACATTGTTTCTCGATCCGGGTTTTAGTGTGATAGATGCGGTGATCGTACCCCGGGCAGTCAACGATTATGTGCTGGTGCTGAAAGACAATACACGGCCTGAGCGTAACCTGAAAGTTGCTTTCGGCGAAACAGCGACCGGGCCCTGGAAACAGGTATCGGCGCCATTTACAGCGCAATTCACAGAGGGGCCGTCGGTGGTGAGGCTGCAGGATCATTGGCTGATCTACTTCGATGCATATCAGACCAAAACGTATGAAGCCGTGCAAACGAAGGACTTTATTCATTTTGAAAAGTCGGCGGTGCAGGTGCCTGCAGACCATAAGCACGGCACCATCGTACCGGTGAAGCGAAAAGTAATAAAGTCGCTGTTAAAACATTTTGAGAAGACATGA